The following coding sequences lie in one Clupea harengus chromosome 23, Ch_v2.0.2, whole genome shotgun sequence genomic window:
- the LOC105902243 gene encoding protein FAM117A-like isoform X1, with amino-acid sequence MCSRGGVGVARGSSGLQPMKATVPFQLSNSSSSKPQPALRDAKSAAVYEKPLWCSLNGQIPHSQSLDSIVGPYLHGHWPKDGAHYKKDKSTQTPASWADDQQSSPGGGIHKRSASWGSATHREVSRQRQQQQQHAVVLGGSLDRRRTHALTQAGSSPWITQSQPVTIPLNALHTRLRHSEEKLDQELETIFKHQTLLQLPDFLVPNGRRGPVPPYSNCSSYSEHQSGLSSSSSSSSPSSSPASSLSSSSSCSPGPSPMPHLLEPDGEVCVDGGPSEVCVDGGPSEVCVDGGPSEVCVDGGPSEVCVDGGPSARPSVGGGGGALSLLVSSPHPNKSVCFQREPPEGCEKVPVCEDALGSVMTQVRVPTSCPDPDKVNFRPRRGSTFCPVSLHKPHLPSIDFLFRNLSVSPGSEWAGQTGTGTPSLDSATTKRETEMGISNREKR; translated from the exons atgtgtAGCCGCGGCGGAGTTGGGGTCGCCCGGGGCAGCTCAGGTCTGCAGCCGATGAAGGCGACTGTCCCCTTCCAGCTTAgcaacagtagcagcagcaaaCCTCAGCCGGCTCTGAGAGATGCCAAGTCAG CTGCAGTGTATGAGAAACCGCTGTGGTGCTCACTGAATGGACAGATTCCACACAGCCAGTCATTGGACTCCATTGTGGGTCCGTATCTGCATGGACACTGGCCAAAGGATGGAGCACACTATAAGAAGGACAAATCCACCCAG ACTCCAGCCTCGTGGGCGGACGACCAGCAGAGCAGCCCGGGAGGAGGCATCCATAAGCGCTCGGCATCATGGGGCAGTGCGACGCACAGAGAG GTGTCCCGACagcgtcagcagcagcagcagcatgctgTGGTCCTGGGCGGTAGCCTGGATAGGAGGAGGACCCACGCGCTCACACAGGCTGGCTCCTCACCCTGGATCACTCAG agcCAGCCTGTGACCATCCCTCTTAATGCCCTCCACACTCGACTGAGACACAGTGAGGAGAAACTGGACCAGGAGCTGGAGACCATCTTTAAACACCAAACACTACTGCAACTCCCAGAT ttcctgGTCCCTAATGGACGTAGAGGTCCAGTCCCCCCGTACAGCAACTGCAGCAGCTACAGTGAGCATCAAAGcggcctctcttcctcctcctcctcctcctctccttcctcctctcccgcctcgtccctctcctcctcctcctcctgctcgcCTGGTCCGTCCCCGATGCCCCATCTACTGGAGCCTGATGGAG aggtgtgtgtggatggcgggccctcagaggtgtgtgtggatggcgggccctcagaggtgtgtgtggatggcgggccctctgaggtgtgtgtggatggcgggccctcagaggtgtgtgtggatggcgggCCCTCGGCTCGTCCCTCggtgggcggggggggcggggccctgTCCTTGCTCGtgtcctccccccaccccaacaagAGTGTGTGCTTCCAGAGGGAGCCGCCCGAAGGCTGCGAGAAGGTGCCGGTGTGTGAGGAtgcact GGGTTCCGTCATGACGCAGGTCCGTGTTCCTACTTCTTGCCCTGACCCAGATAAGGTCAACTTCAGACCGCGGAGGGGCTCCACCTTTTGCCCCGTCAGTCTGCACAAGCCCCACCTACCCTCCATAGACTTCCTGTTTCGCAACCTATCGGTGTCGCCTGGCTCTGAGTGGGCGGGGCAGACAGGCACAGGAACGCCCTCTCTTGACTCTGCCACTaccaagagagagactgagatgggCATAAGCAACCGGGAGAAGAGGtag
- the ndufa4b gene encoding cytochrome c oxidase subunit NDUFA4: MVMATVWKQLKHHPALIPLFIFIGGGAAMSALYLGRLALKNPECSWDRTGNPEPWNKVDPNHQYKMFAVNMDYSKLKKDRPDF; this comes from the exons ATGGTGATGGCAACTGTATGGAAGCAACTCAAACACCACCCGGCA TTAATCCCTCTCTTCATATTCATTGGAGGAGGGGCAGCCATGTCCGCGCTCTACCTGGGCCGCCTGGCACTCAAGAACCCCGAGTGCTC GTGGGACCGTACGGGGAACCCTGAGCCCTGGAACAAGGTGGACCCCAACCACCAGTACAAA ATGTTCGCAGTGAACATGGACTACTCCAAGCTGAAGAAGGACCGGCCTGACTTCTAA
- the LOC105902243 gene encoding protein FAM117A-like isoform X2, giving the protein MCSRGGVGVARGSSGLQPMKATVPFQLSNSSSSKPQPALRDAKSAAVYEKPLWCSLNGQIPHSQSLDSIVGPYLHGHWPKDGAHYKKDKSTQTPASWADDQQSSPGGGIHKRSASWGSATHREVSRQRQQQQQHAVVLGGSLDRRRTHALTQAGSSPWITQSQPVTIPLNALHTRLRHSEEKLDQELETIFKHQTLLQLPDFLVPNGRRGPVPPYSNCSSYSEHQSGLSSSSSSSSPSSSPASSLSSSSSCSPGPSPMPHLLEPDGEVCVDGGPSEVCVDGGPSEVCVDGGPSARPSVGGGGGALSLLVSSPHPNKSVCFQREPPEGCEKVPVCEDALGSVMTQVRVPTSCPDPDKVNFRPRRGSTFCPVSLHKPHLPSIDFLFRNLSVSPGSEWAGQTGTGTPSLDSATTKRETEMGISNREKR; this is encoded by the exons atgtgtAGCCGCGGCGGAGTTGGGGTCGCCCGGGGCAGCTCAGGTCTGCAGCCGATGAAGGCGACTGTCCCCTTCCAGCTTAgcaacagtagcagcagcaaaCCTCAGCCGGCTCTGAGAGATGCCAAGTCAG CTGCAGTGTATGAGAAACCGCTGTGGTGCTCACTGAATGGACAGATTCCACACAGCCAGTCATTGGACTCCATTGTGGGTCCGTATCTGCATGGACACTGGCCAAAGGATGGAGCACACTATAAGAAGGACAAATCCACCCAG ACTCCAGCCTCGTGGGCGGACGACCAGCAGAGCAGCCCGGGAGGAGGCATCCATAAGCGCTCGGCATCATGGGGCAGTGCGACGCACAGAGAG GTGTCCCGACagcgtcagcagcagcagcagcatgctgTGGTCCTGGGCGGTAGCCTGGATAGGAGGAGGACCCACGCGCTCACACAGGCTGGCTCCTCACCCTGGATCACTCAG agcCAGCCTGTGACCATCCCTCTTAATGCCCTCCACACTCGACTGAGACACAGTGAGGAGAAACTGGACCAGGAGCTGGAGACCATCTTTAAACACCAAACACTACTGCAACTCCCAGAT ttcctgGTCCCTAATGGACGTAGAGGTCCAGTCCCCCCGTACAGCAACTGCAGCAGCTACAGTGAGCATCAAAGcggcctctcttcctcctcctcctcctcctctccttcctcctctcccgcctcgtccctctcctcctcctcctcctgctcgcCTGGTCCGTCCCCGATGCCCCATCTACTGGAGCCTGATGGAG aggtgtgtgtggatggcgggccctctgaggtgtgtgtggatggcgggccctcagaggtgtgtgtggatggcgggCCCTCGGCTCGTCCCTCggtgggcggggggggcggggccctgTCCTTGCTCGtgtcctccccccaccccaacaagAGTGTGTGCTTCCAGAGGGAGCCGCCCGAAGGCTGCGAGAAGGTGCCGGTGTGTGAGGAtgcact GGGTTCCGTCATGACGCAGGTCCGTGTTCCTACTTCTTGCCCTGACCCAGATAAGGTCAACTTCAGACCGCGGAGGGGCTCCACCTTTTGCCCCGTCAGTCTGCACAAGCCCCACCTACCCTCCATAGACTTCCTGTTTCGCAACCTATCGGTGTCGCCTGGCTCTGAGTGGGCGGGGCAGACAGGCACAGGAACGCCCTCTCTTGACTCTGCCACTaccaagagagagactgagatgggCATAAGCAACCGGGAGAAGAGGtag
- the rundc3ab gene encoding RUN domain-containing protein 3A: MERSCKQSAMAMGLSSKKGCSRSVAVERKNLITVCRFSVKTLLEKYTAEPIDDSSEEFMNFAAIVEHVLSHRFKGSGSWFDGQRSFWDFIRLACSKVPNSCISSIESMENINTSRAKGRAWLRVALMEKRLSEYMATALRDSRTTRRFYDDGAIMLREEASVLTGMLIGLGAIDFSFCLKGEALDGKTEAVIDYTPYLKFTQSYDYLSDEEDRRSVDSTSSDESTSEHPYVPLLTEEESWRSKCRKMEQRYKIVYAQKGYLEELVRLRESQVKNLEVENKRLSSRLEEVQNQNEQEKRELEGVVLELQEQLTSLIPCDPRQFSKDLPVPLVNQWPLLGPFNNETDDKLFRRGSFPSPDSLSVTVSLDSEPQRAEVKPNGQAWCALTEKNYTGSMLGLPSCKSLPSLRSTECLVNISADPSPALTPS, translated from the exons GTTTTCTGTGAAGACGCTACTGGAGAAATACACAGCGGAACCCATAGATGACTCGTCCGAGGAGTTCATGAACTTTGCTGCCATAGTGGAACACGTTCTCAGCCATCGCTTCAAAG GTTCAGGAAGCTGGTTCGATGGCCAGAGGAGCTTCTGGGACTTCATCCGGCTGGCGTGCAGTAAAGTCCCTAACAGCTGCATCAGTAGCATCGAGAGCATGGAGAACATCAACACCTCCCGGGCCAAG ggtagAGCCTGGTTGCGGGTGGCCCTGATGGAGAAGCGCCTGTCGGAGTACATGGCCACAGCTCTCAGGGACAGCCGCACCACAAG gaggtttTATGATGACGGTGCCATCATGCTAAGGGAGGAGGCGTCCGTGCTGACAGGCATGCTCATCGGACTCGGAGCCATTGACTTCAG TTTCTGTCTGAAGGGAGAGGCACTGGATGGGAAAACTGAAGCGGTCATAGACTACACCCCCTACCTGAAGTTCACACAGAG CTATGACTACCTGAGTGATGAGGAGGACCGGCGGAGCGTGGACAGCACCAGCAGTGATGAGAGCACATCCGAGCATCCTTACGTTCCCCTGTTGACCGAGGAGGAGAGCTGGCGCAGCAAGTGCCGTAAGATGGAGCAGCGCTACAAGATCGTCTACGCCCAGAAG gggtACCTGGAGGAGCTGGTTCGTCTGCGGGAGTCCCAGGTGAAGAACCTGGAGGTGGAGAACAAACGCCTGAGCTCACGGCTGGAGGAGGTGCAGAACCAGAACGAACAGGAGAAGAGGGAACTAGAGGGGGTAGTTCTGGAACTACAGGAACAGCt gacgAGCCTTATTCCCTGTGACCCCCGTCAGTTCTCTAAAGACCTGCCCGTCCCCCTGGTGAACCAGTGGCCCTTGCTCGGCCCCTTCAATAACGAGACAGACGACAAGCTCTtccgcag GGGGAGCTTTCCCAGTCCTGATTCCCTCTCAGTAACAGTCAGCCTGGACTCAGAGCCTCAGAGGGCCGAGGTCAAACCCAACGGACAGGCCTGGTGTGCCCTAACAG agaaGAACTACACCGGCTCCATGCTTGGTTTGCCCAGCTGTAAGTCTCTGCCCAGCCTCAGGTCTACCGAGTGCCTGGTGAACATCAGTGCCGACCCCAGCCCTGCCCTCACCCCCAGCTAG